The genomic window CCGCCGCCGAAAACTGTTCCGAAACCTCTTCCTTCAGTGCTGCCTCGACCTGTGGCTCCGGCGAAACCAATGGTTCCACCGACTCGACTGGCTCTGCCTCAGCTTCAGCCAACGGCTCGCCAGTCAGATCGACCAACGCCTCCGCCCCCTCTTCCGCAACGGCGGAACTAACCAACAATTCAGACGAATCTGGGAGCGTCGGTGCTGATGTCATAGCGGCAGGTTGCACAGGCTTCTTGGCCGCAGACTTGTCCTTGCGGTTGCGACGCATGAACAGGAACGCACCTAACCCAATAAGCAGCGCCGCAGCACCGCCCCACAAAATCTTGGGAACATTGGAGCCCGCTTTTGCCGCCGCAGGTTCCGCTTCTACCACACTGGACTCGGGGACAGCCGGAGCTGCTGAAACAGGCTCAACAGCCGCTGGAGCGGAAGGCTCGACCGCCGAAACCGCCTCTGGCGCAGACTGAGCCAGCTCTTCGAGCTTAGCGGGCTCGGCGGGAGCAACTGCCGCAGACTTCAACTCTAGCAGGCGCTGCATCTCGCGATTGTTCTTTTCCAGCATCGCGATGCGATCCTTGCTCTCCTGCAAGGCCTGTTCGCGAGCAGTCAGGTCTTCCTCCATCGCGTGGAGTTTTTCTTTAAGCGACTTGACCTCAGCCGCTGCTTTCTCCCCACCGGGCGCATCGCCCTTAGAAAGCTTCAACACTTCCTGATGAGGGGCTTTATCAGCAGCATCCTGAGCGGACACTGCACTACCGACCTTGCCAGATGACTCTTGAGCAGACTCTTCGTTGGCTGGAGCAGCCACACCGGCTGATAGTCTCTGACGATACGCATTCCAATCAGCGACTTGAACGTGGATCGTCTTTCGTGCGGAGGGCTGAGTGACCATTGCCAGCTCCTCCTCCGTCGGCATCCGCAGCACCTTACCCGCCTTGAGACGATTCATATTCTTGCCGCTGAATGCCTGAGGATTTGCGCGATACAGCGCAACCAGCATACGTTCCATGCTTACTTCGGCAGGCTTGTTGTCGCGTGCGATCTTGTTCAGGGTATCACCGGACTTTACCTGCACTGACACATCAGCCGATTTAGGCTCCTGATCTTTAACGTCAGTGGCCACTAGGGAATGAATCTTAGGCAATGGCACGATATATTCGCGCACACTTCGGCCTTCAGATGAGCTCACTTCAGCTAACAGCGCAACTTGCTGAACATCGACCAAGGAAGGCGACGCGACCTTGACCACATAGCTACCATTAGGGCGTCGCTCGGTACGCGCAGAAATATTACGCAAGCTGGTTTCAGGAGGCGTACTACTGGGATTCCAATACTCTTCGGGGGAATAGACCTTGACCACCAGTCCATCCACCTCGGCAGGATTCGCCAAGGCCAGCTCAATCTCTGCTTGCAGCGGCTGACCGCGCCCAGACTGTACGGAAATATTGCCTAGCGCAGCAGCTCCTGCCATGCTGCTGCAAGCCAAACCAACGGCGACAGCCAGCAATTTCAGGCGGGTGTTCAGCTTACTTTCATTGCCCATATCTCACTCCCTAGTCTGGTCGAGCCAGCACTCACAGCACTTGAAAACGGCAGGCGCAAACTCTACCAGCCTGCACGCCGCACTACCATACTATTTACCCAGCAAAATCCGCAAGGTACGACGCAACGGCTCGGCCGCACCCCACAGCAATTGGTCGCCGCAGACAAAGGCGCTCATGTATTCCGGCCCCATATTCAGCTTACGCACTCGACCAACAGCAATATCCAACTTGCCGGTCACGGCAGTCGGGGTCAATTCCTTGACCGAAAGTGCTCGATCATTGGCAACGAACTTGACCCAAGGGTTGCCGCTCTTGATGAGCGCCTCGATCTCAGATAGCGGCAGGTCGCGCTTGAGCTTGAGCGTCAGCGCTAGGCTATGACAGCGCATCGCGCCGATGCGCACGCACAGCCCGTCCACCGGAATGGTCGCCGAGGTGCCGAGAATCTTGTTCACCTCGGCCTGCCCCTTCCACTCTTCCTTGGACTGACCGTTGTCCAGCGCCTTGTCGATCCACGGGATCAGGCTGCCCGCCAGCGGCGCGCCGAAATGCTCGGTAGGAAACTCAGCCGAGCGCATAGTCTCGGCCAGTTTGCGGTCGATCTCCAGAATGGCGGACTTGCTATCAGCCAGCAGATCAGCCACCGAAGCGTGTGCTGCGCCCATCTGATTCAGCAGTTCGCGCATGTTCTGTGCACCAGCACCGGAAGCGGCTTGATAGGTCATCGAAGATACCCACTCCACCACTCCAGCGCGGAATAGCCCGCCCAAGCCCATCAAGAGTATGGAGTTGGTGCAGTTACCTCCGATGAAGTTCTTGCCACCGTTGGCGATGTTGGCCTTAATGAGGTCGAGGTTGACCGGATCGAGCACGATCACTGCATCGTCTTCCATGCGCAGGGTGGAAGCGGCGTCGATCCAGTAACCGCTCCAACCCGCCGCGCGCAGCTTAGGAAATATCTCGGTGGTATAGTCGCCGCCCTGACAAGAGATGATGGTCTCCATCGCCATCAACGCGCTCAGATCAAAAGCGTCCTTCAACGGCACGCCGCGACCCTCGGAGGGCGCTGCGCCGCCGACGTTGGAGGTGGTGAAGAACACCGCCTCGATCAAATCAAAATCGCGCTCTTCGCGCATCCGCTGCATCAGCACGGAACCGACCATGCCGCGCCAACCGATCAAGCCTACTTTCATCATTGCTTCCTCTTCAAATTAGGGAAGGGAACGCGCCTTTGGCGCTCAAGGGGGACGTGTGAAACCGCACTGTGCGCAACATTGCGCCACCCTTCGCCCTTCCCTCGTCTCCCTTCCCAATATTTTACAGCGCCGCCACCACCGCGTCGCCCATTGCCGCACAACCGACTTTGTTCGTGCCTTCCGTCCAGATGTCGGCGGTGCGGAAGCCTTGTGCCAGCGCCTTTTTCACCGCGTCTTCGATACGCACTGCGTGCGCTTCGTCGTTAAAGGTGTAACGCAGCATCATCGCGGCGGACAAAATCGTCGCCAGCGGATTGGCCACGTCCTTGCCCGCGATGTCTGGAGCAGAGCCGTGGCTGGGTTCATACATGCCCTTGTTGTTGGCGTCCAGCGAGGCGGACGGCAACATACCGATGGAGCCGGTCAGCATCGAAGCCTCGTCGGACAAGATGTCGCCGAAGATGTTGCCGGTGACCATCACGTCGAACTGCTTGGGCGCGCGGATGAGCTGCATCGCGGCATTGTCCACGTACATGTGGGAGAGTTCGACCTCTGGATATTCCTTTGCCAGTTCGATCATCACTTGACGCCACAACTCGGTGGTCTCCAGCACGTTTGCCTTGTCCACGGAGCACACTTTCTTGTTGCGCTTCATGGCGATGTCAAAAGCGACGCGGCCAATACGGCGGATTTCCGATTCGGAATAGCGCATAGTGTTGATGCCCTCGCGCTCTCCGTTTTCCAGCATGGAGATACCGCGCGGCTGGCCGAAATAGATGTCGCCGGTGAGTTCACGCACGATCATGATATCCAGACCAGACACCACTTCTGGCTTCAACGTGGAAGCGGAAGCCAGCTCGGGATACAGCAGCGCCGGACGCAGATTGGCGAACAGATTCAATTCTTTGCGGATGCGCAGCAGGCCGCGCTCAGGACGCAGATGACGCTCCAGCTTGTCGTACTTCCAGTCGCCCACCGCGCCCAGCAGCACCGCATCGGATGCTTTGGCCAACGCCAGCGTTGCGTCCGGCAATGGATCGCCTGCCGCCTCGTAACCCGCGCCGCCGATGGGCGCGTGTTCCATTTCCAAACCGATGTTCAGCGCGTTCAACACCTTTACGGCTTGCGCTACGATCTCGGGGCCAATGCCGTCACCCGGCAATACTGCGATCTTCATACTCATTTCCAATCAATAATTTTATGCGTACAACCACGGCTGCGCCGCGCGATGCTTCACTTCGAACGCCTTGATGTCGTCCACTTGTTGCAAGGTCAGGCCGATATCGTCCAGACCATTCAACAGACAATGCTTGCGGAAAGCATCCACCTCGAAGGCGATCTCCTTAGCATCAGGTGTAACGATCACTTGGCGCTCCAAATCGACACGCAGCGTGTAACCTTCGTTCTTTGCGACCTCCTTAAACAGTTCATCGACGATGGCCGCATCTAGCTTGATCGGCAGCAGACCATTCTTGAAGCTGTTGTTGAAGAAGATGTCGGCATAGCTGGGCGCGATGATGACGCGAAAGCCGTAATCTTCCAGCGCCCAAGGGGCGTGTTCGCGCGAGCTGCCGCAGCCGAAGTTCTCCCGCGCCAACAGCACCGACGCACCCTGAAAGCGCGGCTGGTTCAGCACGAAATCAGGGTTGAGCGGACGCTGACTGTTGTCCATGCCCGGCTCGCCATGATCGAGGTAACGCCATTCGTCGAATGCGTTCGGGCCAAAGCCGGAGCGCTTGATCGACTTCAGAAACTGCTTGGGAATGATGGCATCCGTGTCCACGTTGGCACGATCCAAGGGCACAACCAAACCATCCAATAAGGTAAATTTACGCATCGTTTAGTGAGCCGCCTTCTCGATGTGCTCACCGCCGCGCTTCAGGTCCTTGCCGATACCTTCCACGGTATTGCAACCAGCCAACATGCCCAGCGCCACAAAAACAGCAAAAAACTTGCTCATAACAGCTCCTTTCACCACTGACTCACATCAACGAAATGCCCGGCAATAGCTGCCGCAGCCGCCATCTCGGGACTCACCAAATGGGTACGCCCGCCTTGACCTTGCCTGCCCTCAAAGTTGCGATTTGAGGTGGAAGCACAACGCTCGCCCGACTCCAGCCGGTCCTCGTTCATCGCCAGACACATCGAACAGCCCGGCTCGCGCCACTCGAAGCCCGCGTCGATCAGGATTTTGTCCAGCCCCTCGGCTTCGGCTTGCGCCTTGACCAAGCCAGAACCCGGCACCACCATCGCCAGCTTCACGTTGGCCGCGACCTTTTTGCCCTTGGCCACCGCCGCCGCTGCACGCATGTCTTCGATGCGGGCATTGGTGCAAGAACCGATGAACACCTTGTCGATCTTGATCTCGGTGATCGGCGTATTCGCAGTCAAGCCCATGTAAGTCAGCGCGCGCTCCCAATCGCCACGCTTCACTGCATCTGGTGCGGAAGCTGGGTCGGGGACGCAACCATTGATATCGGTCACCATTTCGGGCGACGTTCCCCAAGTCACTTGAGGACGGATAGCGGCAGCATCCAGTTCGACCACGGCGTCGAATTTCGCCCCTTCGTCCGAATGCAAGGTGCGCCAATAAGCCACGGCCGCATCCCATTGCTCCGCCTTCGGCGAGTAGGGGCGACCTTTCACGTAGTCGATAGTAGTATCGTCCGCCGCCACCATGCCAGCGCGCGCGCCTGCTTCGATAGCCATATTGCACAGGGTCATGCGACCTTCCATACTCAAACCGCGAATGGCCGAACCAGCGAATTCGATGGCGTAGCCAGTACCGCCCGCCGTGCCGATCTTGCCGATCACCGCAAGCGCGATATCCTTAGCGGTGACGCACTTGCCCAGCGCACCTTCCACCTTGACCTGCATGGCTTTCGATTTCTTCGCCACCAGACACTGTGTCGCCATCACATGCTCGACTTCGGATGTGCCGATGCCATGTGCCAAAGCCGCAAACGCACCGTGCGTACTGGTGTGCGAATCACCACACACCACCGTCATGCCCGGCAGGGTCGCGCCCTGCTCCGGCCCCATCACATGAACCACACCCTGACGGATATCGTTCATCTTGAATTCTGTGATGCCAAATTCCGCACAGTTCTCATCAAGCGTCTCGACTTGCAGGCGTGCGATAGGGTCAGCGATGCCGCCGCTGCGGTTGGTGGTCGGCACGTTGTGATCAGGCACGGCCAGCATAGAAGCGATACGCCACGGCTTACGCTGCGCCAGCTTGAGGCCTTCAAATGCCTGCGGGCTGGTCACTTCATGCACCAGTTGACGGTCGATATAAATCAGCGCGGTACCATCAGCATCCTGCCGCACCACGTGAGAATCCCAGAGTTTGTCGTATAAAGTTTTTGCGCTCATGAACTATTGCCACCTTTCGAGCGCGCAATTATGCCATAGCACGACTACGAATAGCCGCAGCGCGACAACGACAACCCACAAACGCTGCATCAGAGTTACGCGTGCGCGCATTGCATGCGTACCCAATCAGCCCATTTTCAGAAATGTTTGATTTATTCGGCGAGTCTATGTATAGTGCGCGTCCTTCGGGGTGTAGCGTAGCCTGGTAGCGCGCCTGCTTTGGGAGCAGGATGTCGGGAGTTCGAATCTCTCCACCCCGACCAGGTAACCCGTTGATGTGTTGGAACCCGTAGAAATTGTGCCCGTAGCTCAACCGGATAGAGCACCAGCCTTCTAAGCTGGGGGTTACAGGTTCGATTCCTGTCGGGCACGCCAGACACACAACAAATAAAGTCCCATGGTGGCTGTAGCTCAGTTGGTAGAGCCCTGGATTGTGATTCCAGTTGTCGTCGGTTCGAGCCCGATCAGCCACCCCAGTAAATAAGCCCGCAACCGATTAGGTTGCGGGCTTTTTGCTTCCATCATTAGATTTTCAATCGCCCCCACTCATCAGGCAGAGGTCTTAGCCTCCAGCTGCTCCCATCGCCCCATCAAGACCAACAGCTCCTCTTCGATCTTTGTGACGCGCTCTTGCAACTGGCGGGCATGTGCTGGGTTATCACGAAACAAAGCGCCGTTACCCAGAGTCACCGCCAGCTCCTCTTGCTCCTTTTCCATAGCCTCGATTTTCGCTGGCAGCTCTTCAAGTTCACGCTGTTCTTTGAATCCAAGCTTACCAGAGGGTGCAGCCTTTACAGATGGTGGTGTGACAGGCTTGGCAGCAGGTACTGCCTTAGCTGGCATGAGCTGTGCTGCCTCATACTTCTTCACTCGAACCCAGTCCTCAAATCCCCCCACATACTCCTTCAGCTTGCCGTCGCCCTCGAGGGCGATCACCTGCGTCACCACGTTGTCGAGGAAGGCGCGGTCGTGGCTGACTAGGAACAGTGTGCCATCGTATTGCGCCAGCAGCTCTTCCAGCAGTTCCAGCGTCTCGATGTCCAAGTCATTGGTGGGCTCATCCAGCACCAGCACGTTGGCGGGACGGGTGAACAAACGCGCCAGCAGCAGCCGGTTGCGCTCGCCGCCGCTCAAAGATTTCACCGGCGAACGTGCGCGCTCAGGCGCAAACAGGAAATCACCCAGATAGCTGATGACGTGCTTGCGCACCCCGCCGATCTCGATGAAATCAGAGCCTTGGCTGATGGTGTCGATCAGGCTGGCTTCGTCGTTGAGCTGGGCGCGCAACTGGTCGAAATAGGCCACACTGATCTTGGTGCCGAGCTTGACCGTACCGCTGTCTGGCGCCATCTCGCCCAAAATGATCTTGAGCAGCGTGCTCTTGCCCGCGCCGTTGGGGCCGAGCAGGCCGATCTTGTCGCCGCGCTGGATGCGGCAGGAGAAATCGGCGATAACCTTGCGTCCGGCGAAGGTCTTGCTGACCCCTTCCAATTCGGCCACCAGCTTACCGGAGCGTTCGCCTGCCTCCAGATTCATCTCCACCTTGCCGACCTTCTCGCGGCGCTCGGCGCGGTCGCGGCGCAATTGCTCCAGCCGCAGCACGCGGCCTTCGTTGCGGGTGCGGCGCGCCTTCACGCCCTGACGGATCCATATCTCTTCCTGCGCCAGGACTTTATCGAACTTTGCGTTGACCACCGCTTCATCGGCCAACATCCGCTCCTTGATCTTCTGATAGGCATCGAAATTGCCGGGGAACGAGGACAGCTTGCCGCGATCCAGTTCGACAATGCGGGTGGCGACGTTGTCGAGGAAGCGCCGATCATGGGTCACCAACAGCACCGCGCCCTGAAAGCTCTTCAGTAGACCTTCCAGCCACTCGATGGAAGCGAAATCCAGATGGTTGGTCGGCTCGTCTAGGATCAGCACGTCCGGTTCGGCCACGAGCGCCTGCGCCAGCGCCACGCGCTTGCGCACGCCGCCGGACAGGTCGCCGACGCGCGCGTCCGGGTTCAGCTCCAGCCGCTGGATGGCAGTCTCGATGCGCGCCTGCACCGCCCAGCCGTTCTGCGCTTCGAGCGCGGTCTGCAAGGGCTGCATGGCTTCGAGCAAAGTGTCGTAGTCGGCATCCGGCTCGGCCAGCTGGTGCGAGATATGATGGTAGTCGATCAGCAACTGCTGCAACTGCCCCAAGCCCCGCGCCACTTCGTCGTACACACTGGCATCGGCATTGAGCGGCGGCTCCTGACTGACATAACAGATGCGCGCCGTCGGCGCGCGCCACAGCGTGCCGTCATCCAGATGCGCCTCGCCCGCCAGCACCTTGAGCAGGCTAGATTTACCGCCGCCGTTACGCCCGATCAGGCCGACGCGCTCGCCCTCGTCGAGCTGAAAATCAGTCTTGGCCAGCAGATCGACGTGACCGAAGGCGAGTGAGGCTTTGTCTAGAGTAATGAATGGCATATCGAGTGTACCGGTGAGCGGCGCATAGCGCTCACCACGAAATTTGGAAGGCGCGCATAATACCAGCCGCAGCCATTTTCCTGCTGATTCCTGTCTGAATGGATACACGATAGCGCGATGAACGATGCCCATGACAAACTGCCGGTAACGCCCCAGTTCCAGCACCTAGTTTGGATCTATGCCGGATTTTCCTCGCTGTGAATAATCACGTCCGATGTTTTGCTTGCTTGGCTGGACATCCCCTCGGAACAGCTAAGCCAGTTCAGTATCCTCAAAGGCTTACTCTTTGTCTTGATCACCTCGATGTTACTGTATGCACTATTGCATCGCGCAAGCATGCAGTTCAAACAGGCCGCCGAACGGGAGCAGAATCTGCAACAAGAAAAACTACGCGCACTGCATCTGCTCGACACCATCGCAAATAGCTCGACCGATGCCATTTTCGCCAAAGATATTCACGGGCGATATGTACTGTTCAACAAAGCCGCAGAACTCGTTGTAGGAAAACCGGCACTAGAAGTATTAGATAAGACTGACTCCGCGATCTTCCCGCCGGAGAATGCCGCACTGGTGATGGCCGATGATCGGCGCATCATGATTGAAAACAAGGCCTATACCTACGAACACACGTTGAGCACGGCGCATGGAACGCGCGTTTTTCTCACCACCCAAGGCCCGTTGCAGGATGCCGACGGAAAAACCTGCGGCGTATTCGGCATCGCCCGTGACATTACCGAGCGTAAGCAAATCGAAAATGCCCTACGCGAGAGCGAAGCGGCCTACCGCTCGTTGTTCGACAACATGCTCAACAGCATCGTCCACGCCCGCATCATCTTCGTCGGCGAACGCCCCATCGACATAGAATACCTCTCGACCAATCCGGCGTTTGTCGCCGTCACCGGCATCACCGAGCCGGTAGTCGGACGTCGTATCAGCGAGGTCATCCCCGGCTACTGCGAACAAAACCCAGAGTCGCTCGAAACCTTCGGGCGCGTGGCTAGCACGGGCATCCCCGAGCGCTGGGAGCATTATCTGGCCGAGCTCGACCGCTGGTTCTCCTTCATGATCTATTCGCCTGCACGCGGCGAAGTGGTCATCGTGACCGAGAACATCACCGAGCGAAAGAAAGCCGAAGACCAATTAGTCAAACTCTCACTAGCGGTCGAGCAAAGCCCAGAAAGCATCATCATCACCGATCTCGATGCCAATATTGAATACGTTAATCAAGCATTCACCAACAATACCGGCTACCGCCTAGAAGACGTCATCGGCAAAAATCCACGAC from Ferriphaselus amnicola includes these protein-coding regions:
- a CDS encoding ATP-binding cassette domain-containing protein, which translates into the protein MPFITLDKASLAFGHVDLLAKTDFQLDEGERVGLIGRNGGGKSSLLKVLAGEAHLDDGTLWRAPTARICYVSQEPPLNADASVYDEVARGLGQLQQLLIDYHHISHQLAEPDADYDTLLEAMQPLQTALEAQNGWAVQARIETAIQRLELNPDARVGDLSGGVRKRVALAQALVAEPDVLILDEPTNHLDFASIEWLEGLLKSFQGAVLLVTHDRRFLDNVATRIVELDRGKLSSFPGNFDAYQKIKERMLADEAVVNAKFDKVLAQEEIWIRQGVKARRTRNEGRVLRLEQLRRDRAERREKVGKVEMNLEAGERSGKLVAELEGVSKTFAGRKVIADFSCRIQRGDKIGLLGPNGAGKSTLLKIILGEMAPDSGTVKLGTKISVAYFDQLRAQLNDEASLIDTISQGSDFIEIGGVRKHVISYLGDFLFAPERARSPVKSLSGGERNRLLLARLFTRPANVLVLDEPTNDLDIETLELLEELLAQYDGTLFLVSHDRAFLDNVVTQVIALEGDGKLKEYVGGFEDWVRVKKYEAAQLMPAKAVPAAKPVTPPSVKAAPSGKLGFKEQRELEELPAKIEAMEKEQEELAVTLGNGALFRDNPAHARQLQERVTKIEEELLVLMGRWEQLEAKTSA
- the leuB gene encoding 3-isopropylmalate dehydrogenase; amino-acid sequence: MKIAVLPGDGIGPEIVAQAVKVLNALNIGLEMEHAPIGGAGYEAAGDPLPDATLALAKASDAVLLGAVGDWKYDKLERHLRPERGLLRIRKELNLFANLRPALLYPELASASTLKPEVVSGLDIMIVRELTGDIYFGQPRGISMLENGEREGINTMRYSESEIRRIGRVAFDIAMKRNKKVCSVDKANVLETTELWRQVMIELAKEYPEVELSHMYVDNAAMQLIRAPKQFDVMVTGNIFGDILSDEASMLTGSIGMLPSASLDANNKGMYEPSHGSAPDIAGKDVANPLATILSAAMMLRYTFNDEAHAVRIEDAVKKALAQGFRTADIWTEGTNKVGCAAMGDAVVAAL
- a CDS encoding entericidin A/B family lipoprotein — translated: MSKFFAVFVALGMLAGCNTVEGIGKDLKRGGEHIEKAAH
- the asd gene encoding aspartate-semialdehyde dehydrogenase; translated protein: MMKVGLIGWRGMVGSVLMQRMREERDFDLIEAVFFTTSNVGGAAPSEGRGVPLKDAFDLSALMAMETIISCQGGDYTTEIFPKLRAAGWSGYWIDAASTLRMEDDAVIVLDPVNLDLIKANIANGGKNFIGGNCTNSILLMGLGGLFRAGVVEWVSSMTYQAASGAGAQNMRELLNQMGAAHASVADLLADSKSAILEIDRKLAETMRSAEFPTEHFGAPLAGSLIPWIDKALDNGQSKEEWKGQAEVNKILGTSATIPVDGLCVRIGAMRCHSLALTLKLKRDLPLSEIEALIKSGNPWVKFVANDRALSVKELTPTAVTGKLDIAVGRVRKLNMGPEYMSAFVCGDQLLWGAAEPLRRTLRILLGK
- the leuC gene encoding 3-isopropylmalate dehydratase large subunit, which encodes MSAKTLYDKLWDSHVVRQDADGTALIYIDRQLVHEVTSPQAFEGLKLAQRKPWRIASMLAVPDHNVPTTNRSGGIADPIARLQVETLDENCAEFGITEFKMNDIRQGVVHVMGPEQGATLPGMTVVCGDSHTSTHGAFAALAHGIGTSEVEHVMATQCLVAKKSKAMQVKVEGALGKCVTAKDIALAVIGKIGTAGGTGYAIEFAGSAIRGLSMEGRMTLCNMAIEAGARAGMVAADDTTIDYVKGRPYSPKAEQWDAAVAYWRTLHSDEGAKFDAVVELDAAAIRPQVTWGTSPEMVTDINGCVPDPASAPDAVKRGDWERALTYMGLTANTPITEIKIDKVFIGSCTNARIEDMRAAAAVAKGKKVAANVKLAMVVPGSGLVKAQAEAEGLDKILIDAGFEWREPGCSMCLAMNEDRLESGERCASTSNRNFEGRQGQGGRTHLVSPEMAAAAAIAGHFVDVSQW
- a CDS encoding FimV/HubP family polar landmark protein yields the protein MGNESKLNTRLKLLAVAVGLACSSMAGAAALGNISVQSGRGQPLQAEIELALANPAEVDGLVVKVYSPEEYWNPSSTPPETSLRNISARTERRPNGSYVVKVASPSLVDVQQVALLAEVSSSEGRSVREYIVPLPKIHSLVATDVKDQEPKSADVSVQVKSGDTLNKIARDNKPAEVSMERMLVALYRANPQAFSGKNMNRLKAGKVLRMPTEEELAMVTQPSARKTIHVQVADWNAYRQRLSAGVAAPANEESAQESSGKVGSAVSAQDAADKAPHQEVLKLSKGDAPGGEKAAAEVKSLKEKLHAMEEDLTAREQALQESKDRIAMLEKNNREMQRLLELKSAAVAPAEPAKLEELAQSAPEAVSAVEPSAPAAVEPVSAAPAVPESSVVEAEPAAAKAGSNVPKILWGGAAALLIGLGAFLFMRRNRKDKSAAKKPVQPAAMTSAPTLPDSSELLVSSAVAEEGAEALVDLTGEPLAEAEAEPVESVEPLVSPEPQVEAALKEEVSEQFSAAVFAVSEADEQAAKAAADLESGFSALDDFPGFVEPAPASVAQPVDVPVFEAPADVEAEVAVEQPAPAVSMDFDIPSFVSSKTPDIEQDSRADEPEILLDEEAESVMTEPVAATMQPVQEAVESQVLADDSEQVAASVQPSVVPSVMEVAQAVSPVVEDTHAPIPVEPVVESVSERSAVAESVLATPAAVPPPAVSAAAAVKPIEEVPLELDIPTIADFNPPETSSLPPMPGMEGVDLNMIDDTNLTEEELQAKGEHWLQVTTKLDLARAYQEMGDDAGAREILEEVLTEGDAEQKATAEQLLQLLPPA
- the leuD gene encoding 3-isopropylmalate dehydratase small subunit — protein: MRKFTLLDGLVVPLDRANVDTDAIIPKQFLKSIKRSGFGPNAFDEWRYLDHGEPGMDNSQRPLNPDFVLNQPRFQGASVLLARENFGCGSSREHAPWALEDYGFRVIIAPSYADIFFNNSFKNGLLPIKLDAAIVDELFKEVAKNEGYTLRVDLERQVIVTPDAKEIAFEVDAFRKHCLLNGLDDIGLTLQQVDDIKAFEVKHRAAQPWLYA